The nucleotide sequence GCTACCGTTCCAGTTGGCTGTTTGCGATGGTTGGACTTTCGCTTGTGTCGGCCGTCGCAGGACTAGCGGCCCCTTTTTTCCAAAAAGTTTTTGTCGATCGCTTGACTGGAGTGTCTCCGGAAACTCAGTACGGCCAAACCTGGCTTGCGACAGTTGAATCCTTTTTGTTCAACTATCATCCGCTCTATCTTCTTGGAATTGCATTTGGCTTTATGCTGGTCACCCAATGGATCACGACCCTAACGGGCTGGATTGGTTTACGAGAATCGGTAAAAAGACAAGAAATCATAGGCGAAGTGGTCTACCAGAAAACTTTGTCATTGCGCCAAGATCAAACAGTTGGGCAAACAGTAGGGGAAGTGGTTTCCATCTACGCCACTGATGTCGTCGGTTCGACTGCGATCGTTGATCAAACAATCCCGCTTGGAGCAGGCGTAATCTTTCCGTTTATTTGCGCACCGATTGCCGTGCAACTGATCTGCGGAATACCGGTCACGTACACGGTGATGGTTATGGTTGGCGTCTTGTCGATCAGTATTTTCTTGTCGGTCCGACAATCTCGTTTTTTTCAAAGCTTCAAGCGGCTAGCGGCGGATCGCACCGGACTTGTGAACGAATGGATCCAAAATATTCGTCTCTTAAGAATTCTTGGTTGGGTTGAGAGTTTCGAAAAAAAGATCTTCAACAAACGTGAAGAGGAGACGGTGAATCGCGTTCGGATGGTGACCAACGGGCAAATGATGGGCGCCTTCGGTTCCTCCATCAATTTCTTTATGAATCTCGTAGCGGTTATCACTCTCACGAACCTGAAGGGCGCTGCCGCTACGCCGGGCGATTTTTTTGCGCTCTTATGGATCTTCGGCGTCTTTCTTTCGCGGCCATTTCGCCAGGTGCCCTGGATTTTCACTTTCACCTTTGACGGTTGGACGAGCATCAATCGAGTAGAAGCATTCTTACAGCGACACAAGTCTTCCTTGAAGTTTGACCTTTTGGAGTACGCACAAAATCAGTACGCGAATAAGCAGGCCCGGGATTCTGAATTAAAGTCTGGCTCGCGCGAAGACAAAACCGGGCGTTCTCTTACAGTTGAGGGACTATCGCTGGTGGTCGGTGCGAATCACGAGACCCGGCGGCTTCTTGATAACGTATCATTTTCGCTTGAGCCCGGTGAGTTTGCGGCCATCGTGGGAGAAGTTGGAAGCGGGAAGACCTTGCTTTTAATGAGCCTCCTTGGCGAGACTGCAGCCGAAGTTCGCAATCTCAAAGTCGGCACCCAACAAATGGCCGAGATGTCGCGCGAAGCAAGGCGTGCTTACTTTGGATTTGTGCCCCAAGATGGATTTGTGATGAGCGCTAACTTACGCGAGAATGTGGTCTTCCGCTACGATGCGGGCAGTGAGTATGATGCCGGCGTTTTGAAGGCGCTTCGCGCCGCTCAGTTTGAGCCTTCGTCAGAAGGAATCACCGATGGACTCGCCACAGAATTCGGCGAACGGGGTGTAAATTTATCTGGCGGGCAACGGCAGCGAGTAGGTTTGGCGAGAGCGGCTTACCTCTCTCGCCCAGTCGTTTTACTCGACGATGCGCTGAGTGCAGTGGATGTTGAAACGGAAAAACTTCTTTTTGAAACACTCCTTTTCGGGGAATGGCGGAAAACGACTCGTCTTATGGTCACCCATCGACTTTCTGTTCTTGAGCGAGTCGACCGCGTGATCTTTATGCGCGGCGGGAAAATTCATGATCAAGGTAAGTTCGATGAGCTTGTCGCAAGAAATGTCGACTTCCGAGAATTCGTTAGCAGCATGGATCACAAAGATCCTACCGGATCTCCTCCGCCGCTTGCAGCTAAAGTCTCTGCGACCGCCGGCGATGAAAAAATCGAGCAGGGGAACGAGGAGCCAGTATGAACTCGGTTAAATCCGTAGGCTCCTCGCGAAAGTTTGTTGGGGACGAAAGCCAGTTCAAGGGTCGCTACTCACCGCAGGTCTTACAAACTGTGTTTAAAGCCTATCGGCCGTTCAGAGGAAAAATCATCGCTTTGATTTTTCTCGGTTTTTTCGGACGGCTATTGATGTTGGGAAACGCCAATCTCGTCAGCTGGTGGGCGGATCCGAAATCTCGGCCTGATTTTTTAGCTTCAATGACAGCCGATGGGTTCATTGAAACTTTGGCATGGGTGACAGTAGCTGGGTTTCTTTTGACTTCACTTTACCGAGTCGCTTTTTCGAGATTGTCGGCGCAGGCGATCTCGCGGCTCTACGATGAAGTCACGCTGCGGACGTCGCGCTTGGATATGAGTTTTTTTGA is from Deltaproteobacteria bacterium and encodes:
- a CDS encoding ABC transporter ATP-binding protein/permease, producing the protein MLRYRSSWLFAMVGLSLVSAVAGLAAPFFQKVFVDRLTGVSPETQYGQTWLATVESFLFNYHPLYLLGIAFGFMLVTQWITTLTGWIGLRESVKRQEIIGEVVYQKTLSLRQDQTVGQTVGEVVSIYATDVVGSTAIVDQTIPLGAGVIFPFICAPIAVQLICGIPVTYTVMVMVGVLSISIFLSVRQSRFFQSFKRLAADRTGLVNEWIQNIRLLRILGWVESFEKKIFNKREEETVNRVRMVTNGQMMGAFGSSINFFMNLVAVITLTNLKGAAATPGDFFALLWIFGVFLSRPFRQVPWIFTFTFDGWTSINRVEAFLQRHKSSLKFDLLEYAQNQYANKQARDSELKSGSREDKTGRSLTVEGLSLVVGANHETRRLLDNVSFSLEPGEFAAIVGEVGSGKTLLLMSLLGETAAEVRNLKVGTQQMAEMSREARRAYFGFVPQDGFVMSANLRENVVFRYDAGSEYDAGVLKALRAAQFEPSSEGITDGLATEFGERGVNLSGGQRQRVGLARAAYLSRPVVLLDDALSAVDVETEKLLFETLLFGEWRKTTRLMVTHRLSVLERVDRVIFMRGGKIHDQGKFDELVARNVDFREFVSSMDHKDPTGSPPPLAAKVSATAGDEKIEQGNEEPV